A genome region from Glycine max cultivar Williams 82 chromosome 5, Glycine_max_v4.0, whole genome shotgun sequence includes the following:
- the LOC100818252 gene encoding uncharacterized protein isoform X2 — MPSLLSALYLILSAYLIPLCLSHPNTCRSYCGNITIDYPFALQYGCGHPGFRDLLFCMNDVLMFHVSSGSYRVLEIDYAYQALTLHEPHMSTCDNLVLGTRGNGFSVEPWRAPYMNPAADNVFMLIACSPRSPLFQGFPGKHLPCRNVSGMGCEDYYACPAWEMLGHKRLGSASFFGSGPPECCAVPYEAIRGINLTKLECEGYSSAYSVAPLKVDGPGGWSYGIRVRYSVQGNDEFCGACEATAGTCGYGSDGIRQVCMCGDFNSTSNCDSVGVSSGARVICTRVKIFSGLLTYVLAWVTTNQISKVWYIM, encoded by the exons ATGCCCTCATTACTCTCCGCACTGTACCTCATTCTCTCAGCATACTTAATCCCTTTATGTTTGAGCCACCCCAACACATGCCGCTCATATTGCGGCAACATAACCATCGACTACCCGTTCGCACTCCAATACGGTTGCGGCCACCCCGGCTTCCGCGACCTCCTCTTCTGCATGAACGACGTTCTCATGTTCCACGTGAGCTCCGGCTCCTACAGGGTCCTCGAGATCGACTACGCCTACCAGGCCCTCACGCTCCACGAGCCCCACATGTCCACCTGCGACAACCTCGTCCTCGGAACCCGCGGCAACGGCTTCTCCGTCGAGCCCTGGCGCGCGCCATACATGAACCCTGCCGCCGACAACGTCTTCATGCTCATCGCCTGCTCCCCACGATCCCCCTTGTTCCAG GGCTTCCCCGGGAAGCACCTCCCCTGCCGCAACGTCTCTGGCATGGGCTGCGAGGACTACTACGCCTGCCCGGCCTGGGAGATGTTGGGCCACAAGAGATTGGGCTCAGCCTCGTTCTTTGGGTCAGGCCCACCCGAGTGCTGTGCTGTTCCGTACGAGGCTATTAGGGGGATTAACCTTACGAAGCTTGAGTGCGAAGGGTATAGCAGTGCCTATAGTGTGGCTCCGCTGAAAGTTGATGGGCCTGGTGGGTGGTCCTATGGGATCCGCGTCAGGTATTCCGTGCAAGGGAATGATGAGTTCTGTGGGGCGTGTGAGGCCACTGCTGGCACGTGTGGATATGGCTCCGATGGGATTAGACAGGTCTGCATGTGTGGAGACTTCAATTCCACGTCAAATTGTGATTCTG TTGGCGTATCGTCAGGAGCAAGGGTTATATGTACGAgggtaaaaatattttcag GATTATTGACGTATGTGCTAGCGTGGGTGACAACCAACCAGATTTCAAAAGTGTGGTATATTATGTGA
- the LOC100818252 gene encoding uncharacterized protein isoform X1 has product MPSLLSALYLILSAYLIPLCLSHPNTCRSYCGNITIDYPFALQYGCGHPGFRDLLFCMNDVLMFHVSSGSYRVLEIDYAYQALTLHEPHMSTCDNLVLGTRGNGFSVEPWRAPYMNPAADNVFMLIACSPRSPLFQQGFPGKHLPCRNVSGMGCEDYYACPAWEMLGHKRLGSASFFGSGPPECCAVPYEAIRGINLTKLECEGYSSAYSVAPLKVDGPGGWSYGIRVRYSVQGNDEFCGACEATAGTCGYGSDGIRQVCMCGDFNSTSNCDSVGVSSGARVICTRVKIFSGLLTYVLAWVTTNQISKVWYIM; this is encoded by the exons ATGCCCTCATTACTCTCCGCACTGTACCTCATTCTCTCAGCATACTTAATCCCTTTATGTTTGAGCCACCCCAACACATGCCGCTCATATTGCGGCAACATAACCATCGACTACCCGTTCGCACTCCAATACGGTTGCGGCCACCCCGGCTTCCGCGACCTCCTCTTCTGCATGAACGACGTTCTCATGTTCCACGTGAGCTCCGGCTCCTACAGGGTCCTCGAGATCGACTACGCCTACCAGGCCCTCACGCTCCACGAGCCCCACATGTCCACCTGCGACAACCTCGTCCTCGGAACCCGCGGCAACGGCTTCTCCGTCGAGCCCTGGCGCGCGCCATACATGAACCCTGCCGCCGACAACGTCTTCATGCTCATCGCCTGCTCCCCACGATCCCCCTTGTTCCAG CAGGGCTTCCCCGGGAAGCACCTCCCCTGCCGCAACGTCTCTGGCATGGGCTGCGAGGACTACTACGCCTGCCCGGCCTGGGAGATGTTGGGCCACAAGAGATTGGGCTCAGCCTCGTTCTTTGGGTCAGGCCCACCCGAGTGCTGTGCTGTTCCGTACGAGGCTATTAGGGGGATTAACCTTACGAAGCTTGAGTGCGAAGGGTATAGCAGTGCCTATAGTGTGGCTCCGCTGAAAGTTGATGGGCCTGGTGGGTGGTCCTATGGGATCCGCGTCAGGTATTCCGTGCAAGGGAATGATGAGTTCTGTGGGGCGTGTGAGGCCACTGCTGGCACGTGTGGATATGGCTCCGATGGGATTAGACAGGTCTGCATGTGTGGAGACTTCAATTCCACGTCAAATTGTGATTCTG TTGGCGTATCGTCAGGAGCAAGGGTTATATGTACGAgggtaaaaatattttcag GATTATTGACGTATGTGCTAGCGTGGGTGACAACCAACCAGATTTCAAAAGTGTGGTATATTATGTGA